One genomic window of Nicotiana sylvestris chromosome 10, ASM39365v2, whole genome shotgun sequence includes the following:
- the LOC104225614 gene encoding uncharacterized protein, whose protein sequence is MIDMAWLSAIILGAGCLALGYIIGVRHSSRTSLSNKASGDTETLIDGKKKKGVKPPLEVERLAEILENFKMVLVVRNDLKMGKGKIAAQCSHATLGLYKKLHNRAPKALNRWEMCGQVKVVVKIEREEDMLLLQERAKSLNIPTHITIDSGRTQIAPNSRTVMAVLGPADLVDDITGRLKLL, encoded by the exons ATGATAGACATGGCATGGCTTAGCGCCATAATACTTGGAGCAGGATGTCTTGCTTTGGGTTATATTATTGGTGTGCGCCACTCTTCTCGCACTTCTCTGTCAAACAAAGCATCTGGTGACACTGAAACTCTAATTgatgggaaaaagaaaaaaggggtcaAGCCACCTCTTGAAGTTGAAAGACTGGCCGAGATCcttgaaaatttcaaaatg GTTTTGGTAGTCAGGAATGACTTGAAGATGGGGAAAGGGAAAATAGCTGCACAATGCAG TCATGCAACTTTAGGTCTCTACAAAAAGCTCCATAATAGGGCGCCAAAAGCTTTAAACAG ATGGGAGATGTGTGGACAGGTGAAGGTTGTGGTGAAGATTGAAAGGGAGGAAGATATGTTGCTTTTGCAA GAAAGGGCAAAATCACTTAATATACCAACACATATTACAATTGATTCTGGGAGAACACAAATTGCGCCAA ACTCGAGGACAGTGATGGCTGTACTTG GACCAGCTGATTTAGTTGACGACATAACTGGCAGATTGAAGCTTTTGTAG